One stretch of Oceanimonas pelagia DNA includes these proteins:
- a CDS encoding aspartate/glutamate racemase family protein, giving the protein MSRLVLINPNSSVHTTAAMVALAQREAGRIPVTGVSNAAAPALLTTPAEIATAAAGVIELGLAAAADGASALVIAAFGDPALDELRERVGIPVFGIAESAFHAAAGHGRRFAIATITPNAELLASFEQKAGRLGYAEQYAGAWVTPGHPAELVHSAEALDAALAEAVRQSAEQGGAEAVIIGGGPLTGSALRLQSRFDMPLIVPVAAATRDALAALNAG; this is encoded by the coding sequence ATGTCCAGACTGGTTCTGATCAATCCCAACTCCAGTGTCCATACCACCGCCGCCATGGTGGCGCTGGCGCAGCGGGAGGCCGGCCGCATTCCGGTAACGGGCGTCAGCAACGCGGCGGCACCGGCGTTGCTGACCACGCCCGCGGAGATTGCTACCGCCGCTGCCGGCGTGATTGAGCTGGGGCTGGCGGCGGCCGCCGACGGGGCCTCGGCACTGGTGATCGCCGCCTTTGGCGACCCGGCGCTGGATGAACTGCGTGAGCGGGTCGGCATTCCGGTATTCGGCATTGCCGAGTCGGCCTTTCACGCAGCAGCCGGGCACGGCCGCCGTTTTGCCATTGCCACCATTACTCCGAATGCGGAGCTGCTGGCGTCGTTTGAGCAAAAGGCGGGCCGGCTTGGCTATGCTGAACAGTATGCCGGAGCCTGGGTGACCCCGGGCCATCCCGCCGAGCTGGTGCACTCAGCCGAAGCGCTGGATGCGGCCCTGGCCGAGGCGGTACGTCAGTCCGCCGAACAGGGAGGGGCCGAGGCGGTGATCATCGGTGGCGGCCCGCTGACCGGGTCGGCGCTGCGGTTGCAATCCCGTTTTGACATGCCATTGATTGTGCCGGTCGCCGCCGCTACGCGTGATGCGCTGGCTGCGCTCAACGCCGGCTGA
- a CDS encoding LysR substrate-binding domain-containing protein, protein MTQLTTLDPVLLRSFVAVVDTGSFTRAADSTHLTQSTVSQQIRKLESQLGCELLNRKGRYITATLEGERVLNYARRILQLMHEALAQTSLSIEQQKIRLGVPEDFATHAIMPALSAFADQYPGIRLEVKSGLCSDIWREFQRGELDLALVKQRPGSVPGLASWPEPLCWIDGLESNNLASQPVPLVTFPIGGLYRGEMAHTFDRLGRSWRLAYVSTSLSGVCCAVEEGFGISLLPRRLVTARHRILTEEDGLPNVPDLELTLHAQDQLSAHSKLLAERLISACNDTCRQ, encoded by the coding sequence ATGACTCAACTGACAACGCTCGATCCCGTGCTGCTGCGCAGCTTTGTGGCCGTGGTGGACACCGGCAGCTTTACCCGTGCCGCCGACAGCACCCATCTCACCCAGTCCACCGTCAGCCAGCAGATACGCAAGCTGGAATCCCAGCTCGGCTGCGAACTGCTCAACCGCAAAGGCCGCTACATTACCGCCACCCTGGAAGGCGAGCGGGTGCTCAACTATGCCCGGCGCATTCTGCAGCTGATGCACGAGGCGCTGGCCCAGACCAGCCTGAGCATTGAACAGCAGAAAATTCGCCTGGGCGTGCCGGAAGACTTTGCCACCCACGCCATCATGCCGGCGCTGTCGGCATTTGCCGATCAGTACCCCGGCATTCGGCTGGAGGTAAAAAGTGGCCTGTGCAGCGACATCTGGCGGGAATTTCAGCGCGGCGAGCTGGATCTGGCCCTGGTCAAGCAGCGCCCGGGCAGCGTGCCCGGGCTGGCCAGCTGGCCCGAGCCGCTGTGCTGGATAGACGGCCTGGAGAGCAATAACCTGGCCAGTCAGCCGGTGCCGCTGGTCACCTTTCCCATCGGTGGTCTGTACCGGGGGGAAATGGCCCACACCTTTGACCGGCTGGGCCGAAGCTGGCGGCTGGCTTACGTGAGCACCAGCCTGTCGGGGGTCTGTTGCGCGGTGGAAGAAGGCTTTGGCATCTCACTGCTGCCCCGCCGGCTGGTTACCGCCAGACACCGTATTCTCACCGAGGAAGACGGTCTGCCGAACGTGCCGGACCTGGAGCTGACCCTGCACGCCCAGGACCAGCTCTCGGCCCACAGCAAGCTGCTGGCGGAACGGCTGATCAGCGCCTGCAACGACACCTGCCGGCAATAG
- a CDS encoding bifunctional allantoicase/(S)-ureidoglycine aminohydrolase: MARNTYYAPKGGLPPQTQLIHDRAVFTEAYAVIPKGVMSDIVTSFLPFWDETRLWVIARPMSGFSETFSHYIMEVSPNGGSEKPELDPGAEGVIFIVEGEMTLTLEGKEHHMELGGYAYLPPGAKWTVKNNSAAPVRFHWLRKAYEYVDGIDVPEAFVTNENDIAPTSMPDTNDVWATTRFTDPTDLRHDMHVNIVTFQSGGVIPFDETHVMEHGLYVLEGKAVYHLNQDWVEVEAGDYMWLRAFCPQACYAAGPSRFRYLLYKDVNRHMVLNPSPAYRGNRR; encoded by the coding sequence ATGGCCCGTAATACCTATTATGCCCCCAAGGGCGGTCTGCCCCCGCAGACTCAACTGATCCACGATCGTGCCGTGTTTACCGAAGCCTACGCCGTGATCCCGAAAGGCGTGATGAGCGACATCGTGACCAGCTTCCTGCCGTTCTGGGACGAAACCCGCCTGTGGGTGATTGCCCGTCCGATGAGCGGTTTCTCCGAGACCTTCTCTCACTACATCATGGAAGTGTCTCCCAATGGCGGCAGTGAAAAGCCCGAGCTGGACCCCGGTGCCGAAGGCGTTATCTTCATCGTTGAAGGTGAAATGACCCTGACCCTGGAAGGCAAAGAGCACCACATGGAGCTGGGCGGCTACGCCTACCTGCCGCCGGGTGCCAAGTGGACCGTGAAGAACAACAGTGCCGCGCCGGTGCGCTTCCACTGGCTGCGCAAGGCCTACGAATACGTGGATGGCATCGACGTGCCGGAAGCCTTCGTGACCAACGAGAACGACATTGCGCCGACCTCCATGCCGGATACCAACGACGTGTGGGCCACCACCCGTTTCACCGATCCGACCGATCTGCGTCACGACATGCATGTAAACATCGTGACCTTCCAGTCCGGCGGTGTGATCCCGTTCGACGAAACCCACGTGATGGAGCACGGCCTGTACGTGCTGGAAGGCAAGGCGGTTTACCACCTGAACCAGGACTGGGTGGAAGTGGAAGCCGGCGACTACATGTGGCTGCGCGCCTTCTGCCCGCAGGCCTGTTATGCCGCCGGCCCGAGCCGTTTCCGCTACCTGCTGTACAAGGACGTGAACCGCCACATGGTGCTGAATCCGTCCCCCGCTTACCGCGGCAACCGTCGCTGA
- the mscS gene encoding small-conductance mechanosensitive channel MscS, whose amino-acid sequence METELLNAGFLQDAQSWIVNNQELIIRYTVNMAAALLTLVIGFIAVGMLTGGLNRVLKARKVDSTISDFVTSLLKYGLLAFVIIAALSRVGVQTASFVAVVGAAGLAIGLALQGSLSNFAAGVLLIGFRFFKAGDYIEAGGTAGTVHSVQIFTTILMTPDNRMIVVPNSKILNDSIVNYSRESTRRLDLVIGVAYNADLQLTREVLTRILDNEPRVLKEPAYRIAVSNLGASSVDFIVRPWVKAEDYWNLKFDLLEKIKNELDANNIGIPFPQMDVHLFRQDKA is encoded by the coding sequence ATGGAAACCGAACTCCTTAATGCGGGCTTTTTACAGGATGCCCAAAGCTGGATTGTGAACAATCAGGAGCTGATTATTCGCTACACGGTCAACATGGCCGCCGCCCTGCTCACCCTGGTGATCGGCTTTATCGCCGTGGGCATGCTCACCGGTGGCCTGAACCGGGTACTCAAGGCGCGCAAGGTCGACAGCACCATTTCCGACTTCGTGACCAGCCTGCTCAAATACGGCCTGCTGGCCTTTGTGATCATCGCCGCGCTCAGCCGGGTGGGGGTACAAACCGCGTCCTTTGTGGCGGTGGTGGGTGCCGCCGGCCTGGCCATCGGTCTGGCGCTGCAGGGCTCCCTGTCCAACTTTGCCGCCGGCGTGCTCTTGATTGGCTTTCGCTTCTTCAAGGCCGGTGACTACATCGAAGCGGGCGGCACCGCCGGCACCGTGCACTCGGTGCAGATCTTCACCACCATTCTGATGACCCCGGACAACCGCATGATAGTGGTGCCCAACTCCAAGATCCTCAACGACAGCATCGTCAACTATTCCAGGGAGAGCACCCGCCGCCTCGATCTGGTGATTGGCGTGGCCTACAACGCCGACCTCCAGCTCACCCGGGAGGTGCTGACCCGCATTCTCGATAACGAACCCCGGGTACTGAAAGAGCCCGCCTACCGCATTGCGGTCAGCAACCTGGGGGCCTCGTCCGTCGACTTTATCGTGCGTCCCTGGGTCAAGGCGGAAGATTACTGGAACCTGAAGTTCGATCTGCTGGAAAAGATCAAGAACGAGCTGGATGCCAACAACATCGGTATTCCCTTTCCGCAAATGGACGTGCACCTGTTCCGGCAGGACAAGGCCTGA
- a CDS encoding GntR family transcriptional regulator — MNNKNTDLDKVYQRIWEAIVAHKLLPGTRLKEEELCDTFGLSRGFVRKLLLQLSYHKLVNLVPNSGAFVAEPSPEEARDIFQARRLIEAELVRELASKCTLREKKLLQEHLEKEHQALEQGDQSLRIRLSGEFHLLIGKLANKPVLTSFLHEIIPRSSLIVALYQQSGVRKGHHHAGPCSEHNELLEAIAGHHTERAVQLMIDHLNEIEARLQLEPPAEEDVNLKHIFADF, encoded by the coding sequence ATGAATAATAAAAACACGGATCTGGACAAGGTTTACCAGCGTATCTGGGAGGCGATCGTTGCCCACAAGCTGCTGCCGGGTACCCGGCTGAAGGAAGAAGAGCTGTGCGACACCTTTGGCCTGAGCAGGGGCTTTGTACGCAAGCTGCTGCTGCAGCTGTCCTATCACAAGCTGGTCAACCTGGTGCCCAACAGTGGCGCCTTTGTGGCCGAGCCCTCACCGGAAGAGGCGAGGGACATTTTTCAGGCTCGCCGGCTGATTGAGGCCGAGCTGGTGCGGGAGCTGGCGAGCAAGTGCACCCTGAGGGAGAAAAAGCTGCTGCAGGAACACCTGGAAAAAGAGCACCAGGCACTGGAGCAGGGGGATCAGAGCCTGCGCATTCGTCTTTCGGGCGAGTTTCACCTGCTGATTGGCAAGCTGGCCAACAAGCCGGTGCTGACTTCCTTTCTGCACGAGATCATTCCCCGCTCGTCACTGATCGTGGCCCTGTATCAGCAAAGCGGCGTGCGCAAGGGCCATCATCATGCCGGGCCCTGCAGCGAGCACAATGAGCTGCTGGAAGCCATTGCCGGCCACCACACCGAGCGGGCGGTGCAGCTGATGATCGACCACCTTAACGAGATCGAGGCCCGGCTGCAGCTGGAACCGCCGGCAGAGGAAGACGTCAACCTCAAGCATATCTTTGCCGACTTCTGA
- a CDS encoding nucleoside deaminase yields the protein MADLDFLKASIALAKDNVARGGQPFGAVLVKDGEVLAEGVNQTYIDHDPTAHAEIQALRNAARIHQRSLFAGSTMYASGKPCAMCMAAMIQAGVSRLVYCAGDDVGEGYGWSTDYLYRRMQQPFGEQGVVTVHLPLAEKTAVFELWRERHGQGGNEHIRRD from the coding sequence ATGGCGGATTTGGACTTCCTGAAGGCCAGCATAGCGCTGGCGAAGGACAACGTGGCCAGGGGTGGCCAGCCGTTCGGCGCCGTACTGGTAAAGGATGGTGAGGTGCTGGCGGAAGGCGTAAATCAGACCTATATCGACCACGATCCCACCGCCCACGCCGAAATTCAGGCATTGCGCAACGCCGCCCGCATTCACCAGCGGTCGCTGTTTGCCGGCAGCACCATGTATGCCAGCGGCAAGCCTTGCGCCATGTGCATGGCGGCCATGATCCAGGCCGGGGTCTCGCGACTGGTGTATTGCGCCGGCGACGACGTGGGCGAGGGCTACGGCTGGTCTACCGACTATCTCTACCGGCGCATGCAGCAGCCCTTTGGTGAACAGGGCGTTGTCACCGTGCATCTGCCGCTGGCAGAAAAAACCGCCGTGTTCGAGCTGTGGCGGGAACGCCACGGCCAGGGCGGCAACGAGCATATCAGGCGGGATTAG
- a CDS encoding NCS1 family nucleobase:cation symporter-1 — translation MDDKQLEITHHDPLLYNEDLAPIKHKDRSWGWFEIFNVWSNDIQSLFGYTLAASLFLSYGLNGWAVMAAIILAGFIVMVLVNLTGKPSVKYGIPFPVMIRSSMGVRGANFPAMLRAIIGIFWYGVQTYFASTAVTLLLTALWGAGDSEYLGLSGTAWLSFVIVWLFQILLFWQGIDKIKTFLNWAGPLVYVVMLVLMAIVWYQAGDQLLPAVATIFDGGGDYQGSDLAAFTAIVGTMVAYFAAVVINFGDFTRFVRSEREMKIGNLVGLPLNVAFFSFIALIITAGTLVLFGEALTNPADIVERVDSLPLTIIAALTFFAATVGINLVANFIPPAYDLANLFPKVISFRIGGLITAVVAFFVGALWVSVISQIGIPGFVNALGAIVAPFYGIIVVDYYLVKRQQLNMQQLFSRDPQGAYFYQSGWNKKALTAFAMAAVFSVATVWVPALSDLNGYGWLIGAALGGIFYYWLMPRARG, via the coding sequence ATGGACGACAAGCAACTCGAAATTACCCATCACGATCCTCTGCTTTACAACGAGGATCTGGCCCCCATCAAGCACAAGGATCGCAGCTGGGGCTGGTTTGAAATCTTCAACGTCTGGTCCAACGATATTCAGAGTCTGTTCGGTTATACCCTGGCCGCTTCGCTGTTTCTCAGTTACGGTCTCAACGGCTGGGCGGTGATGGCGGCCATTATACTGGCCGGCTTTATCGTAATGGTGCTGGTCAACCTGACCGGCAAGCCCAGCGTCAAATACGGTATTCCCTTTCCGGTGATGATCCGCTCCAGCATGGGGGTGCGCGGTGCCAACTTTCCGGCCATGCTGCGGGCCATTATCGGTATCTTCTGGTACGGGGTGCAGACCTATTTTGCCTCCACCGCCGTGACCCTGCTGCTGACCGCCCTGTGGGGCGCCGGTGACAGCGAATATCTCGGGCTGTCGGGCACCGCCTGGCTGTCGTTTGTGATCGTCTGGCTGTTCCAGATCCTGCTGTTCTGGCAGGGGATCGACAAGATCAAAACCTTTCTCAACTGGGCCGGGCCGCTGGTCTATGTGGTGATGCTGGTGCTGATGGCCATTGTCTGGTACCAGGCCGGCGATCAGCTGCTGCCGGCGGTGGCCACCATTTTTGATGGCGGCGGTGACTATCAGGGCAGTGACCTGGCGGCCTTTACCGCCATTGTGGGCACCATGGTGGCTTATTTCGCCGCCGTGGTGATCAACTTCGGTGACTTTACCCGCTTTGTGCGCAGCGAACGGGAAATGAAGATCGGTAATCTGGTGGGACTGCCGCTCAATGTGGCGTTCTTCTCCTTTATTGCGCTGATCATCACCGCCGGTACCCTGGTGCTGTTTGGCGAGGCGCTGACCAACCCGGCCGACATTGTTGAGCGGGTGGACTCGCTGCCGCTGACCATTATTGCGGCGCTGACCTTCTTTGCCGCCACCGTGGGCATCAATCTGGTGGCCAACTTCATTCCGCCGGCCTATGACCTGGCCAACCTGTTTCCCAAGGTAATCAGTTTCCGTATCGGTGGGCTTATTACCGCCGTGGTGGCCTTCTTTGTGGGCGCGCTGTGGGTGTCGGTGATCAGCCAGATCGGCATTCCCGGGTTTGTGAATGCCCTGGGGGCCATCGTCGCGCCCTTCTACGGCATTATCGTGGTGGATTACTACCTGGTGAAACGGCAGCAGCTGAACATGCAGCAACTGTTTTCCCGGGATCCGCAGGGAGCCTACTTCTATCAGAGTGGCTGGAACAAAAAGGCGCTCACCGCCTTTGCCATGGCGGCGGTATTTTCCGTTGCCACCGTATGGGTGCCGGCGCTCAGTGATCTCAACGGTTATGGCTGGCTGATAGGTGCGGCCCTGGGCGGCATTTTCTATTACTGGCTGATGCCCAGAGCCCGGGGCTGA
- a CDS encoding NCS1 family transporter yields MAIQNVNSEAAIPMTTGKAEPAPAAGHDKKAGEESLAPQKHRIMGRVSYLLAWFGGCVSIGTFTMGSSIVGTLNLVQAVVAIAIGCFVIGIALALNGAAGYKYGIPFMVQARAAFGFSGTRFPGLVRAIPAIVWYGFQSWIGAGALNAVSATLFGFDNLVLFFVLFQFLQIGLSIFGFQGIKWLENVGSGFILLALVYMFWSVINRYGDEITANLVNMEGTWGVPFWGATMLFLGIYSTMMLNVSDYSRELKEGTKPGLLTTIYAMSILPCTLFMGLIGLMVSGATGVSDPIQVFSSAVDNTPLLIITLLFIAFAQVTTNVLNNVVPPTYILMDVFKLKFRTSTIIVGLLAFCTFPWELVKEESSAGLQLFVQTYSAFLGPIFAVMVVDYFILRRRKLDLGKLYDENGPYKGVNYAAVVAALTGAVVALTFSSVSWYASLIPAGLTYYLLMQYWKPCQRFRN; encoded by the coding sequence ATGGCTATTCAGAATGTAAACAGCGAAGCCGCCATTCCCATGACCACCGGCAAGGCCGAACCGGCACCCGCCGCTGGCCACGACAAGAAGGCCGGGGAAGAATCCCTGGCACCCCAGAAGCACCGCATTATGGGCCGGGTGTCCTACCTGCTGGCCTGGTTCGGTGGGTGCGTGTCGATCGGCACCTTTACCATGGGCTCCAGCATTGTTGGCACCCTCAACCTGGTGCAGGCGGTGGTGGCCATTGCCATCGGCTGTTTTGTGATCGGCATTGCGCTGGCCCTGAACGGTGCCGCCGGCTACAAGTACGGCATTCCCTTTATGGTGCAGGCCCGGGCCGCCTTTGGCTTTTCCGGCACCCGCTTCCCCGGCCTGGTGCGGGCCATACCCGCCATTGTCTGGTACGGCTTTCAGAGCTGGATCGGCGCCGGCGCCCTGAACGCGGTGTCGGCCACCCTGTTCGGGTTCGACAACCTGGTACTGTTCTTCGTGCTGTTCCAGTTCCTGCAGATCGGCCTGTCCATCTTTGGCTTCCAGGGCATCAAGTGGCTGGAAAACGTGGGCAGCGGCTTTATTCTGCTGGCGCTGGTGTACATGTTCTGGAGCGTGATCAACCGCTACGGTGACGAGATCACTGCCAACCTGGTGAACATGGAAGGCACCTGGGGTGTGCCCTTCTGGGGCGCGACCATGCTGTTCCTCGGCATTTACAGCACCATGATGCTGAACGTGAGCGATTACTCCCGTGAGCTGAAGGAAGGCACCAAGCCGGGTCTGCTGACCACCATCTACGCCATGTCCATTCTGCCCTGCACCCTGTTTATGGGCCTGATTGGCCTGATGGTCTCCGGTGCCACCGGTGTGTCCGACCCCATTCAGGTGTTCTCCAGCGCCGTGGACAATACCCCGCTGCTGATCATCACCCTGCTGTTCATCGCCTTTGCCCAGGTGACCACCAACGTACTGAACAACGTGGTGCCGCCCACCTACATCCTGATGGACGTGTTCAAGCTGAAGTTCCGCACCTCCACCATTATTGTGGGTCTGCTGGCCTTCTGCACCTTCCCCTGGGAGCTGGTGAAGGAAGAATCTTCCGCCGGTCTGCAACTGTTCGTACAGACCTACTCTGCCTTCCTCGGTCCCATCTTTGCGGTGATGGTGGTGGACTACTTCATCCTGCGTCGTCGCAAGCTGGATCTCGGCAAGCTGTATGACGAGAACGGCCCCTACAAAGGCGTGAACTACGCCGCCGTGGTTGCCGCCCTCACCGGTGCCGTGGTGGCTCTGACCTTCTCCTCGGTATCCTGGTATGCCAGTCTGATCCCGGCCGGTCTGACCTACTACCTGCTGATGCAGTACTGGAAGCCCTGTCAGCGCTTCCGCAACTGA
- a CDS encoding aspartate/glutamate racemase family protein, translated as MRIKIINPNTTQAFTDALQQLADSVARPDTQVLAVSPATGPASIESFYDEALAVPGVLEEVARGEREENIDAYVLACFGDPGLYAARELTDKPVLGIAEAAFHMASMAGACFSVVTTAPRVRFMTEHLVSRYGFNEHCKRIRTTPMRVLDLATSPDTAIAKVIAECRLAMAEDKAEAIVLGCAGMSAHREYIEREIGIPVIDGTVAAVKLCEAMVDMKLGTSKVLTFNWPRPELAAPGKGLKIA; from the coding sequence ATGCGGATCAAGATTATCAACCCTAACACCACCCAGGCGTTTACCGATGCGCTGCAGCAGCTCGCCGACAGCGTGGCCCGGCCCGATACCCAGGTGCTGGCGGTGAGCCCGGCCACTGGTCCGGCCTCCATTGAAAGCTTTTACGACGAAGCCCTGGCGGTGCCCGGCGTGCTGGAAGAAGTGGCCAGGGGCGAGCGGGAAGAAAACATCGACGCCTATGTGCTGGCCTGTTTTGGCGACCCCGGCTTGTATGCCGCCCGCGAGCTCACCGACAAGCCGGTGCTGGGCATTGCCGAGGCGGCCTTTCATATGGCGAGCATGGCCGGTGCCTGTTTCAGCGTGGTGACCACCGCCCCCCGGGTGCGATTCATGACCGAGCACCTGGTCAGCCGCTACGGCTTTAACGAGCACTGCAAGCGCATTCGCACCACCCCCATGCGGGTACTGGATCTGGCCACCTCGCCGGACACCGCCATCGCCAAGGTGATTGCCGAGTGCCGGCTGGCCATGGCAGAAGACAAGGCGGAGGCCATTGTACTGGGCTGCGCCGGCATGTCGGCGCACCGGGAGTATATCGAACGCGAGATCGGTATTCCGGTTATCGACGGCACCGTGGCCGCAGTCAAGCTGTGCGAGGCCATGGTGGACATGAAACTGGGCACCAGCAAGGTGCTGACCTTTAACTGGCCACGCCCCGAGCTGGCCGCACCGGGCAAGGGACTGAAAATCGCCTGA
- a CDS encoding Ig-like domain-containing protein, with protein MNFKPSTPLAGCLMSLLVTFAAQATPGFDGNPDNLPPGRLKSQIERLPLPARQRALEWLERLNIPTQDFEFLRADQDGAIFYEDTVLPEQGEAPAIDEVAEPLTVAPEDTFFLHSRPGAGKVVFLDFDGHVLSNTAWSTAPLYARPYDTDGSPNSFSDAERSRIAEIWHRIAEDMAPFDIDVTTEAPAAFGPNVGHVLITEDTDEFGTPMPAAGAGGVAYVDVWGRSNYEYYSPALVYANNLGPYVSAWVAEAATHELGHNLGLSHDGTSTQGYYGGHGAGYVSWGPIMGVGYYAQVTQWSRGEYAGANNTQNDIQIIGNKLGIRADDHGNDLTSATPLLADAAGNIHSTSPEIDPGNLAPDNKGIIETAQDRDLFRFDTAAGPVSLTVTPAWDSFYNDGRRGANLDIRASLYDAEGKLVISADPQNDTMAHIEQTLAAGRYYLEVTGVGNSVTPYSDYGSLGMYFISGSLTPAQGDTTAPAPNPAGWWATPPTAQGTDRIDMAVHPASDDSGLVQYQFLCVAGGSGCSNSPWQEGTGYSATGLQPGTGYSFQVKARDPSGNETALSAVRSATTGNDGNQPPVAVDDSASVKLGGTLTIDVLANDSDPDGDALTISDFTQGSKGSVALVDNRLVYSSGNKRGGDTLSYTISDGQHTATAILNINISPKGQSDGDDSGDGGGGGSGKCHPKKGC; from the coding sequence ATGAACTTCAAACCAAGCACTCCCCTTGCCGGGTGTCTGATGTCACTGCTGGTGACGTTTGCCGCCCAGGCCACGCCCGGGTTCGACGGCAACCCCGACAATCTGCCTCCCGGCCGGCTGAAATCCCAGATCGAAAGGCTGCCCCTCCCCGCCCGGCAGCGGGCCCTGGAGTGGCTCGAGCGGCTCAATATTCCCACTCAGGACTTCGAGTTCCTGCGGGCCGACCAGGACGGCGCCATTTTCTATGAAGACACCGTGCTGCCGGAACAGGGCGAGGCGCCGGCCATCGACGAGGTGGCCGAGCCACTGACGGTGGCGCCGGAAGACACCTTCTTTCTGCACAGCCGGCCCGGCGCCGGCAAGGTGGTGTTCCTCGACTTTGACGGCCATGTGCTCAGCAACACCGCCTGGAGCACCGCTCCTCTCTACGCCAGGCCTTACGATACCGATGGCAGCCCGAACAGTTTCAGCGACGCCGAGCGCAGCCGCATTGCCGAAATCTGGCACCGAATCGCCGAAGACATGGCGCCGTTCGACATCGACGTTACCACAGAGGCGCCTGCGGCCTTTGGCCCGAACGTGGGCCATGTGCTGATCACCGAAGACACCGACGAATTCGGCACGCCCATGCCGGCGGCGGGCGCCGGCGGCGTTGCCTATGTGGACGTCTGGGGACGCAGCAACTACGAGTACTACTCACCGGCGCTGGTGTATGCCAACAATCTGGGGCCCTATGTGTCGGCCTGGGTGGCCGAAGCGGCGACCCACGAGCTGGGGCACAACCTGGGGCTCAGCCACGACGGCACCTCCACCCAGGGTTACTACGGCGGCCACGGCGCCGGCTATGTTTCCTGGGGCCCGATCATGGGAGTAGGTTACTATGCGCAGGTCACCCAGTGGAGCCGGGGCGAATACGCCGGCGCCAACAACACCCAGAACGATATTCAGATCATCGGCAACAAGCTGGGCATACGTGCCGATGATCACGGCAACGACCTGACCAGTGCCACCCCGCTGCTCGCCGATGCCGCCGGCAACATCCATTCCACCTCACCGGAAATCGATCCCGGCAACCTGGCACCGGACAACAAGGGCATCATCGAAACGGCACAAGATCGGGATCTGTTCCGCTTCGACACTGCCGCCGGCCCCGTATCCCTGACCGTCACCCCGGCCTGGGACAGCTTTTATAACGACGGCCGCCGCGGCGCCAACCTCGACATTCGGGCCAGCCTGTACGACGCCGAAGGCAAGCTGGTGATCAGCGCCGACCCGCAGAACGACACCATGGCGCACATCGAGCAGACCCTGGCGGCGGGCCGCTATTACCTGGAGGTGACCGGGGTCGGCAACAGCGTGACCCCCTACAGCGATTACGGCAGCCTGGGCATGTATTTCATCTCGGGCAGCCTGACCCCGGCTCAGGGCGACACCACCGCCCCGGCGCCCAATCCGGCAGGCTGGTGGGCCACGCCGCCCACGGCGCAGGGAACCGACCGCATCGACATGGCGGTGCACCCGGCCAGCGACGATTCCGGCCTGGTGCAGTACCAGTTTCTGTGCGTCGCCGGTGGCAGCGGCTGCAGTAACAGCCCCTGGCAGGAGGGCACCGGCTACAGCGCCACCGGGCTGCAACCCGGCACCGGCTACAGCTTTCAGGTCAAGGCCAGAGACCCGTCCGGCAACGAAACCGCCCTGTCGGCGGTGCGTTCTGCCACCACCGGGAATGACGGCAACCAGCCGCCGGTGGCGGTGGACGACAGCGCCAGCGTCAAGCTCGGCGGCACACTGACCATAGACGTGCTCGCCAACGACAGCGATCCCGACGGTGATGCACTCACCATCAGCGACTTTACCCAGGGCAGCAAGGGCTCGGTGGCACTGGTCGACAACCGGCTGGTGTACAGCAGCGGCAACAAGCGCGGCGGCGATACCCTGAGCTATACCATCAGCGATGGTCAGCATACCGCGACCGCCATCCTCAACATCAATATCAGCCCCAAAGGCCAGAGCGACGGCGACGACAGCGGCGATGGTGGCGGCGGTGGCAGCGGCAAATGCCACCCCAAAAAAGGCTGCTGA